In a single window of the Manis pentadactyla isolate mManPen7 chromosome 15 unlocalized genomic scaffold, mManPen7.hap1 SUPER_15_unloc_1, whole genome shotgun sequence genome:
- the TTYH1 gene encoding protein tweety homolog 1 isoform X7 has translation MGAPPGYRPSAWVHLLHQLPRADFQLRPVPSGFAPQEQEYQQALLLVAALAGLGLGLSLIVIAVYLIRFCCRPPEPPGAKSATPGGGCVTWSCIAALLVSCAGIGIGFYGNSETSDGVSQLSSALLHANNTLSAIDHLVLEMVERLGGAVRTELTTLEEVFTQRTELVAAARGARRQAEAVAQQLQGLAFWRGVPLSPLQVAEDVSFVEEYRWLAYVLLLLLELLVCLFTLLGLAKQSKWLVIVMMVMSLLVLILSWASLGLEAAAAVGLSDFCSSPDTYLLNLTQEETGLSSDILNYYFLCNQAVSNPFQQRLTLTQRALANIHSQLQGLEREAGVQSSSAQEPLLSLEETLNVTEGSFHQLVALLNCRGLHKGPWPPPSAACPAPGSSSHPGVQALRAVAVVHLSPSSMPDWSLSPLSVPPLAAGEDPTNPA, from the exons ATGGGGGCGCCCCCGGGCTACCGACCCTCGGCTTGGGTGCATCTGCTGCACCAGCTGCCCCGCGCCGACTTCCAGCTCCGCCCGGTGCCCAGCGGTTTCGCGCCCCAAGAGCAGGAGTACCAGCAG GCCCTGTTGCTGGTGGCAGCCCTGGCAGGCCTGGGCTTGGGCCTGAGCCTCATTGTCATTGCTGTCTACCTCATCCGCTTCTGCTGCCGGCCCCCGGAGCCCCCCGGGGCCAAGAGCGCCACCCCCGGGGGAGGCTGCGTCACCTGGAGCTGCATTGCTGCCCTTCTCGTCAGCTG CGCCGGCATTGGCATCGGTTTCTATGGCAACAGCGAGACCAGTGACGGAGTGTCCCAGCTGAGCTCTGCCTTGCTGCACGCCAACAACACACTGAGCGCCATAGACCACCTG GTCTTGGAGATGGTGGAGAGGCTGGGCGGGGCCGTGAGGACAGAGCTGACCACTCTGGAGGAAGTGTTCACGCAGCGCACAGAGCTGGTGGCTGCCGCCCGAGGGGCTCGGCGGCAGGCGGAGGCGGTGGCCCAGCAGCTACAGGGGCTGGCCTTCTGGCGGGGAGTGCCCCTGAGTCCCCTGCAGGTGGCCGAAGATGTGTCCTTTGTGGAGGAGTACAG GTGGCTGGCCTATGTCCTCCTGCTGCTCCTGGAGCTCCTGGTGTGTCTCTTCACCCTCCTGGGCTTGGCGAAGCAGAGCAAGTGGCTGGTGATTGT GATGATGGTCATGAGCCTCCTGGTTCTCATCCTGAGCTGGGCCTCCCTGGGCCTGGAGGCAGCTGCAGCTGTG GGCCTCAGTGACTTCTGCTCCAGTCCGGACACCTACCTCCTGAACCTGACCCAGGAGGAGACTGGGCTCAGCTCAG ACATCCTGAACTATTATTTCCTCTGCAACCAGGCGGTCTCCAACCCCTTCCAACAG AGGCTGACTCTGACCCAGCGAGCCCTGGCTAACATCCACTCCCAGCTGCAGGGCCTGGAGCGCGAGGCTGGCGTCCAGTCCTCCTCGGCTCAG GAACCTCTGCTGTCCTTGGAGGAGACGCTGAATGTGACAGAAGGAAGCTTCCATCAGTTGGTGGCGCTGTTGAACTGTCGCGGACTGCACAAG GGGCCCTGGCCACCACCCTCTGCAGCCTGCCCCGCGCCTGGGTCCTCTTCCCACCCAg GAGTCCAAGCGCTTCGTGCAGTGGCAGTCGTCCATCTGAGCCCTTCCTCCATGCCAGACTGGAGTCTGTCCCCCCTCTCTG TTCCCCCCCTGGCTGCCGGAGAAGACCCCACTAACCCAGCCTGA
- the TTYH1 gene encoding protein tweety homolog 1 isoform X4, whose amino-acid sequence MGAPPGYRPSAWVHLLHQLPRADFQLRPVPSGFAPQEQEYQQALLLVAALAGLGLGLSLIVIAVYLIRFCCRPPEPPGAKSATPGGGCVTWSCIAALLVSCAGIGIGFYGNSETSDGVSQLSSALLHANNTLSAIDHLVLEMVERLGGAVRTELTTLEEVFTQRTELVAAARGARRQAEAVAQQLQGLAFWRGVPLSPLQVAEDVSFVEEYRWLAYVLLLLLELLVCLFTLLGLAKQSKWLVIVMMVMSLLVLILSWASLGLEAAAAVGLSDFCSSPDTYLLNLTQEETGLSSDILNYYFLCNQAVSNPFQQRLTLTQRALANIHSQLQGLEREAGVQSSSAQEPLLSLEETLNVTEGSFHQLVALLNCRGLHKDYGAALRGLCEDALEGLLFLLLFSLLSAGALATTLCSLPRAWVLFPPRSPSASCSGSRPSEPFLHARLESVPPLCSPPGCRRRPH is encoded by the exons ATGGGGGCGCCCCCGGGCTACCGACCCTCGGCTTGGGTGCATCTGCTGCACCAGCTGCCCCGCGCCGACTTCCAGCTCCGCCCGGTGCCCAGCGGTTTCGCGCCCCAAGAGCAGGAGTACCAGCAG GCCCTGTTGCTGGTGGCAGCCCTGGCAGGCCTGGGCTTGGGCCTGAGCCTCATTGTCATTGCTGTCTACCTCATCCGCTTCTGCTGCCGGCCCCCGGAGCCCCCCGGGGCCAAGAGCGCCACCCCCGGGGGAGGCTGCGTCACCTGGAGCTGCATTGCTGCCCTTCTCGTCAGCTG CGCCGGCATTGGCATCGGTTTCTATGGCAACAGCGAGACCAGTGACGGAGTGTCCCAGCTGAGCTCTGCCTTGCTGCACGCCAACAACACACTGAGCGCCATAGACCACCTG GTCTTGGAGATGGTGGAGAGGCTGGGCGGGGCCGTGAGGACAGAGCTGACCACTCTGGAGGAAGTGTTCACGCAGCGCACAGAGCTGGTGGCTGCCGCCCGAGGGGCTCGGCGGCAGGCGGAGGCGGTGGCCCAGCAGCTACAGGGGCTGGCCTTCTGGCGGGGAGTGCCCCTGAGTCCCCTGCAGGTGGCCGAAGATGTGTCCTTTGTGGAGGAGTACAG GTGGCTGGCCTATGTCCTCCTGCTGCTCCTGGAGCTCCTGGTGTGTCTCTTCACCCTCCTGGGCTTGGCGAAGCAGAGCAAGTGGCTGGTGATTGT GATGATGGTCATGAGCCTCCTGGTTCTCATCCTGAGCTGGGCCTCCCTGGGCCTGGAGGCAGCTGCAGCTGTG GGCCTCAGTGACTTCTGCTCCAGTCCGGACACCTACCTCCTGAACCTGACCCAGGAGGAGACTGGGCTCAGCTCAG ACATCCTGAACTATTATTTCCTCTGCAACCAGGCGGTCTCCAACCCCTTCCAACAG AGGCTGACTCTGACCCAGCGAGCCCTGGCTAACATCCACTCCCAGCTGCAGGGCCTGGAGCGCGAGGCTGGCGTCCAGTCCTCCTCGGCTCAG GAACCTCTGCTGTCCTTGGAGGAGACGCTGAATGTGACAGAAGGAAGCTTCCATCAGTTGGTGGCGCTGTTGAACTGTCGCGGACTGCACAAG GACTATGGCGCCGCCCTGCGGGGCCTGTGTGAGGATGCCCTGGAAGGCCTGCTCTTCCTGCTGCTCTTCTCCCTCTTGTCTGCAGGGGCCCTGGCCACCACCCTCTGCAGCCTGCCCCGCGCCTGGGTCCTCTTCCCACCCAg GAGTCCAAGCGCTTCGTGCAGTGGCAGTCGTCCATCTGAGCCCTTCCTCCATGCCAGACTGGAGTCTGTCCCCCCTCTCTG TTCCCCCCCTGGCTGCCGGAGAAGACCCCACTAA
- the TTYH1 gene encoding protein tweety homolog 1 isoform X3: MGAPPGYRPSAWVHLLHQLPRADFQLRPVPSGFAPQEQEYQQALLLVAALAGLGLGLSLIVIAVYLIRFCCRPPEPPGAKSATPGGGCVTWSCIAALLVSCAGIGIGFYGNSETSDGVSQLSSALLHANNTLSAIDHLVLEMVERLGGAVRTELTTLEEVFTQRTELVAAARGARRQAEAVAQQLQGLAFWRGVPLSPLQVAEDVSFVEEYRWLAYVLLLLLELLVCLFTLLGLAKQSKWLVIVMMVMSLLVLILSWASLGLEAAAAVGLSDFCSSPDTYLLNLTQEETGLSSDILNYYFLCNQAVSNPFQQRLTLTQRALANIHSQLQGLEREAGVQSSSAQEPLLSLEETLNVTEGSFHQLVALLNCRGLHKGPWPPPSAACPAPGSSSHPGVQALRAVAVVHLSPSSMPDWSLSPLSGELASDPRLREPASALLSFPLGAVRASCLSSVPSLPLCSSPPGCRRRPH; this comes from the exons ATGGGGGCGCCCCCGGGCTACCGACCCTCGGCTTGGGTGCATCTGCTGCACCAGCTGCCCCGCGCCGACTTCCAGCTCCGCCCGGTGCCCAGCGGTTTCGCGCCCCAAGAGCAGGAGTACCAGCAG GCCCTGTTGCTGGTGGCAGCCCTGGCAGGCCTGGGCTTGGGCCTGAGCCTCATTGTCATTGCTGTCTACCTCATCCGCTTCTGCTGCCGGCCCCCGGAGCCCCCCGGGGCCAAGAGCGCCACCCCCGGGGGAGGCTGCGTCACCTGGAGCTGCATTGCTGCCCTTCTCGTCAGCTG CGCCGGCATTGGCATCGGTTTCTATGGCAACAGCGAGACCAGTGACGGAGTGTCCCAGCTGAGCTCTGCCTTGCTGCACGCCAACAACACACTGAGCGCCATAGACCACCTG GTCTTGGAGATGGTGGAGAGGCTGGGCGGGGCCGTGAGGACAGAGCTGACCACTCTGGAGGAAGTGTTCACGCAGCGCACAGAGCTGGTGGCTGCCGCCCGAGGGGCTCGGCGGCAGGCGGAGGCGGTGGCCCAGCAGCTACAGGGGCTGGCCTTCTGGCGGGGAGTGCCCCTGAGTCCCCTGCAGGTGGCCGAAGATGTGTCCTTTGTGGAGGAGTACAG GTGGCTGGCCTATGTCCTCCTGCTGCTCCTGGAGCTCCTGGTGTGTCTCTTCACCCTCCTGGGCTTGGCGAAGCAGAGCAAGTGGCTGGTGATTGT GATGATGGTCATGAGCCTCCTGGTTCTCATCCTGAGCTGGGCCTCCCTGGGCCTGGAGGCAGCTGCAGCTGTG GGCCTCAGTGACTTCTGCTCCAGTCCGGACACCTACCTCCTGAACCTGACCCAGGAGGAGACTGGGCTCAGCTCAG ACATCCTGAACTATTATTTCCTCTGCAACCAGGCGGTCTCCAACCCCTTCCAACAG AGGCTGACTCTGACCCAGCGAGCCCTGGCTAACATCCACTCCCAGCTGCAGGGCCTGGAGCGCGAGGCTGGCGTCCAGTCCTCCTCGGCTCAG GAACCTCTGCTGTCCTTGGAGGAGACGCTGAATGTGACAGAAGGAAGCTTCCATCAGTTGGTGGCGCTGTTGAACTGTCGCGGACTGCACAAG GGGCCCTGGCCACCACCCTCTGCAGCCTGCCCCGCGCCTGGGTCCTCTTCCCACCCAg GAGTCCAAGCGCTTCGTGCAGTGGCAGTCGTCCATCTGAGCCCTTCCTCCATGCCAGACTGGAGTCTGTCCCCCCTCTCTGGTGAGCTTGCCAGTGACCCCCGGCTGCGGGAGCCGGCCTCTGCCCTCCTGTCCTTCCCTCTGGGTGCTGTGCGGGCCTCCTGCCTGTCATCGGTGCCGTCTCTGCCTCTCTGCAGTTCCCCCCCTGGCTGCCGGAGAAGACCCCACTAA
- the TTYH1 gene encoding protein tweety homolog 1 isoform X1: MGAPPGYRPSAWVHLLHQLPRADFQLRPVPSGFAPQEQEYQQALLLVAALAGLGLGLSLIVIAVYLIRFCCRPPEPPGAKSATPGGGCVTWSCIAALLVSCAGIGIGFYGNSETSDGVSQLSSALLHANNTLSAIDHLVLEMVERLGGAVRTELTTLEEVFTQRTELVAAARGARRQAEAVAQQLQGLAFWRGVPLSPLQVAEDVSFVEEYRWLAYVLLLLLELLVCLFTLLGLAKQSKWLVIVMMVMSLLVLILSWASLGLEAAAAVGLSDFCSSPDTYLLNLTQEETGLSSDILNYYFLCNQAVSNPFQQRLTLTQRALANIHSQLQGLEREAGVQSSSAQEPLLSLEETLNVTEGSFHQLVALLNCRGLHKASSVGPSSESIWTVSMALTTTATLVTLPTSHLPATGPFRGPPACPPHLSSLQWPSAGALATTLCSLPRAWVLFPPRSPSASCSGSRPSEPFLHARLESVPPLCSPPGCRRRPH, from the exons ATGGGGGCGCCCCCGGGCTACCGACCCTCGGCTTGGGTGCATCTGCTGCACCAGCTGCCCCGCGCCGACTTCCAGCTCCGCCCGGTGCCCAGCGGTTTCGCGCCCCAAGAGCAGGAGTACCAGCAG GCCCTGTTGCTGGTGGCAGCCCTGGCAGGCCTGGGCTTGGGCCTGAGCCTCATTGTCATTGCTGTCTACCTCATCCGCTTCTGCTGCCGGCCCCCGGAGCCCCCCGGGGCCAAGAGCGCCACCCCCGGGGGAGGCTGCGTCACCTGGAGCTGCATTGCTGCCCTTCTCGTCAGCTG CGCCGGCATTGGCATCGGTTTCTATGGCAACAGCGAGACCAGTGACGGAGTGTCCCAGCTGAGCTCTGCCTTGCTGCACGCCAACAACACACTGAGCGCCATAGACCACCTG GTCTTGGAGATGGTGGAGAGGCTGGGCGGGGCCGTGAGGACAGAGCTGACCACTCTGGAGGAAGTGTTCACGCAGCGCACAGAGCTGGTGGCTGCCGCCCGAGGGGCTCGGCGGCAGGCGGAGGCGGTGGCCCAGCAGCTACAGGGGCTGGCCTTCTGGCGGGGAGTGCCCCTGAGTCCCCTGCAGGTGGCCGAAGATGTGTCCTTTGTGGAGGAGTACAG GTGGCTGGCCTATGTCCTCCTGCTGCTCCTGGAGCTCCTGGTGTGTCTCTTCACCCTCCTGGGCTTGGCGAAGCAGAGCAAGTGGCTGGTGATTGT GATGATGGTCATGAGCCTCCTGGTTCTCATCCTGAGCTGGGCCTCCCTGGGCCTGGAGGCAGCTGCAGCTGTG GGCCTCAGTGACTTCTGCTCCAGTCCGGACACCTACCTCCTGAACCTGACCCAGGAGGAGACTGGGCTCAGCTCAG ACATCCTGAACTATTATTTCCTCTGCAACCAGGCGGTCTCCAACCCCTTCCAACAG AGGCTGACTCTGACCCAGCGAGCCCTGGCTAACATCCACTCCCAGCTGCAGGGCCTGGAGCGCGAGGCTGGCGTCCAGTCCTCCTCGGCTCAG GAACCTCTGCTGTCCTTGGAGGAGACGCTGAATGTGACAGAAGGAAGCTTCCATCAGTTGGTGGCGCTGTTGAACTGTCGCGGACTGCACAAG GCAAGTTCTGTTGGCCCTTCATCTGAAAGTATCTGGACTGTGAGCATGGCTCTTACCACCACTGCCACCCTGGTCACCCTCCCCACGTCCCACCTGCCGGCCACAGGGCCTTTCCGTGGTCCCCCTGCCTGCCCGCCCCATCTGTCCTCCCTGCAGTGGCCATCTGCGG GGGCCCTGGCCACCACCCTCTGCAGCCTGCCCCGCGCCTGGGTCCTCTTCCCACCCAg GAGTCCAAGCGCTTCGTGCAGTGGCAGTCGTCCATCTGAGCCCTTCCTCCATGCCAGACTGGAGTCTGTCCCCCCTCTCTG TTCCCCCCCTGGCTGCCGGAGAAGACCCCACTAA
- the TTYH1 gene encoding protein tweety homolog 1 isoform X6 has protein sequence MGAPPGYRPSAWVHLLHQLPRADFQLRPVPSGFAPQEQEYQQALLLVAALAGLGLGLSLIVIAVYLIRFCCRPPEPPGAKSATPGGGCVTWSCIAALLVSCAGIGIGFYGNSETSDGVSQLSSALLHANNTLSAIDHLVLEMVERLGGAVRTELTTLEEVFTQRTELVAAARGARRQAEAVAQQLQGLAFWRGVPLSPLQVAEDVSFVEEYRWLAYVLLLLLELLVCLFTLLGLAKQSKWLVIVMMVMSLLVLILSWASLGLEAAAAVGLSDFCSSPDTYLLNLTQEETGLSSDILNYYFLCNQAVSNPFQQRLTLTQRALANIHSQLQGLEREAGVQSSSAQEPLLSLEETLNVTEGSFHQLVALLNCRGLHKGPWPPPSAACPAPGSSSHPVTTMMTRTMMTLSTLRSPSASCSGSRPSEPFLHARLESVPPLCSPPGCRRRPH, from the exons ATGGGGGCGCCCCCGGGCTACCGACCCTCGGCTTGGGTGCATCTGCTGCACCAGCTGCCCCGCGCCGACTTCCAGCTCCGCCCGGTGCCCAGCGGTTTCGCGCCCCAAGAGCAGGAGTACCAGCAG GCCCTGTTGCTGGTGGCAGCCCTGGCAGGCCTGGGCTTGGGCCTGAGCCTCATTGTCATTGCTGTCTACCTCATCCGCTTCTGCTGCCGGCCCCCGGAGCCCCCCGGGGCCAAGAGCGCCACCCCCGGGGGAGGCTGCGTCACCTGGAGCTGCATTGCTGCCCTTCTCGTCAGCTG CGCCGGCATTGGCATCGGTTTCTATGGCAACAGCGAGACCAGTGACGGAGTGTCCCAGCTGAGCTCTGCCTTGCTGCACGCCAACAACACACTGAGCGCCATAGACCACCTG GTCTTGGAGATGGTGGAGAGGCTGGGCGGGGCCGTGAGGACAGAGCTGACCACTCTGGAGGAAGTGTTCACGCAGCGCACAGAGCTGGTGGCTGCCGCCCGAGGGGCTCGGCGGCAGGCGGAGGCGGTGGCCCAGCAGCTACAGGGGCTGGCCTTCTGGCGGGGAGTGCCCCTGAGTCCCCTGCAGGTGGCCGAAGATGTGTCCTTTGTGGAGGAGTACAG GTGGCTGGCCTATGTCCTCCTGCTGCTCCTGGAGCTCCTGGTGTGTCTCTTCACCCTCCTGGGCTTGGCGAAGCAGAGCAAGTGGCTGGTGATTGT GATGATGGTCATGAGCCTCCTGGTTCTCATCCTGAGCTGGGCCTCCCTGGGCCTGGAGGCAGCTGCAGCTGTG GGCCTCAGTGACTTCTGCTCCAGTCCGGACACCTACCTCCTGAACCTGACCCAGGAGGAGACTGGGCTCAGCTCAG ACATCCTGAACTATTATTTCCTCTGCAACCAGGCGGTCTCCAACCCCTTCCAACAG AGGCTGACTCTGACCCAGCGAGCCCTGGCTAACATCCACTCCCAGCTGCAGGGCCTGGAGCGCGAGGCTGGCGTCCAGTCCTCCTCGGCTCAG GAACCTCTGCTGTCCTTGGAGGAGACGCTGAATGTGACAGAAGGAAGCTTCCATCAGTTGGTGGCGCTGTTGAACTGTCGCGGACTGCACAAG GGGCCCTGGCCACCACCCTCTGCAGCCTGCCCCGCGCCTGGGTCCTCTTCCCACCCAg TGACGACTATGATGACACGGACGATGATGACCCTTTCAACCCTCAG GAGTCCAAGCGCTTCGTGCAGTGGCAGTCGTCCATCTGAGCCCTTCCTCCATGCCAGACTGGAGTCTGTCCCCCCTCTCTG TTCCCCCCCTGGCTGCCGGAGAAGACCCCACTAA
- the TTYH1 gene encoding protein tweety homolog 1 isoform X2 has product MGAPPGYRPSAWVHLLHQLPRADFQLRPVPSGFAPQEQEYQQALLLVAALAGLGLGLSLIVIAVYLIRFCCRPPEPPGAKSATPGGGCVTWSCIAALLVSCAGIGIGFYGNSETSDGVSQLSSALLHANNTLSAIDHLVLEMVERLGGAVRTELTTLEEVFTQRTELVAAARGARRQAEAVAQQLQGLAFWRGVPLSPLQVAEDVSFVEEYRWLAYVLLLLLELLVCLFTLLGLAKQSKWLVIVMMVMSLLVLILSWASLGLEAAAAVGLSDFCSSPDTYLLNLTQEETGLSSDILNYYFLCNQAVSNPFQQRLTLTQRALANIHSQLQGLEREAGVQSSSAQEPLLSLEETLNVTEGSFHQLVALLNCRGLHKASSVGPSSESIWTVSMALTTTATLVTLPTSHLPATGPFRGPPACPPHLSSLQWPSAGALATTLCSLPRAWVLFPPSDDYDDTDDDDPFNPQESKRFVQWQSSI; this is encoded by the exons ATGGGGGCGCCCCCGGGCTACCGACCCTCGGCTTGGGTGCATCTGCTGCACCAGCTGCCCCGCGCCGACTTCCAGCTCCGCCCGGTGCCCAGCGGTTTCGCGCCCCAAGAGCAGGAGTACCAGCAG GCCCTGTTGCTGGTGGCAGCCCTGGCAGGCCTGGGCTTGGGCCTGAGCCTCATTGTCATTGCTGTCTACCTCATCCGCTTCTGCTGCCGGCCCCCGGAGCCCCCCGGGGCCAAGAGCGCCACCCCCGGGGGAGGCTGCGTCACCTGGAGCTGCATTGCTGCCCTTCTCGTCAGCTG CGCCGGCATTGGCATCGGTTTCTATGGCAACAGCGAGACCAGTGACGGAGTGTCCCAGCTGAGCTCTGCCTTGCTGCACGCCAACAACACACTGAGCGCCATAGACCACCTG GTCTTGGAGATGGTGGAGAGGCTGGGCGGGGCCGTGAGGACAGAGCTGACCACTCTGGAGGAAGTGTTCACGCAGCGCACAGAGCTGGTGGCTGCCGCCCGAGGGGCTCGGCGGCAGGCGGAGGCGGTGGCCCAGCAGCTACAGGGGCTGGCCTTCTGGCGGGGAGTGCCCCTGAGTCCCCTGCAGGTGGCCGAAGATGTGTCCTTTGTGGAGGAGTACAG GTGGCTGGCCTATGTCCTCCTGCTGCTCCTGGAGCTCCTGGTGTGTCTCTTCACCCTCCTGGGCTTGGCGAAGCAGAGCAAGTGGCTGGTGATTGT GATGATGGTCATGAGCCTCCTGGTTCTCATCCTGAGCTGGGCCTCCCTGGGCCTGGAGGCAGCTGCAGCTGTG GGCCTCAGTGACTTCTGCTCCAGTCCGGACACCTACCTCCTGAACCTGACCCAGGAGGAGACTGGGCTCAGCTCAG ACATCCTGAACTATTATTTCCTCTGCAACCAGGCGGTCTCCAACCCCTTCCAACAG AGGCTGACTCTGACCCAGCGAGCCCTGGCTAACATCCACTCCCAGCTGCAGGGCCTGGAGCGCGAGGCTGGCGTCCAGTCCTCCTCGGCTCAG GAACCTCTGCTGTCCTTGGAGGAGACGCTGAATGTGACAGAAGGAAGCTTCCATCAGTTGGTGGCGCTGTTGAACTGTCGCGGACTGCACAAG GCAAGTTCTGTTGGCCCTTCATCTGAAAGTATCTGGACTGTGAGCATGGCTCTTACCACCACTGCCACCCTGGTCACCCTCCCCACGTCCCACCTGCCGGCCACAGGGCCTTTCCGTGGTCCCCCTGCCTGCCCGCCCCATCTGTCCTCCCTGCAGTGGCCATCTGCGG GGGCCCTGGCCACCACCCTCTGCAGCCTGCCCCGCGCCTGGGTCCTCTTCCCACCCAg TGACGACTATGATGACACGGACGATGATGACCCTTTCAACCCTCAG GAGTCCAAGCGCTTCGTGCAGTGGCAGTCGTCCATCTGA
- the TTYH1 gene encoding protein tweety homolog 1 isoform X5, whose amino-acid sequence MGAPPGYRPSAWVHLLHQLPRADFQLRPVPSGFAPQEQEYQQALLLVAALAGLGLGLSLIVIAVYLIRFCCRPPEPPGAKSATPGGGCVTWSCIAALLVSCAGIGIGFYGNSETSDGVSQLSSALLHANNTLSAIDHLVLEMVERLGGAVRTELTTLEEVFTQRTELVAAARGARRQAEAVAQQLQGLAFWRGVPLSPLQVAEDVSFVEEYRWLAYVLLLLLELLVCLFTLLGLAKQSKWLVIVMMVMSLLVLILSWASLGLEAAAAVGLSDFCSSPDTYLLNLTQEETGLSSDILNYYFLCNQAVSNPFQQRLTLTQRALANIHSQLQGLEREAGVQSSSAQEPLLSLEETLNVTEGSFHQLVALLNCRGLHKDYGAALRGLCEDALEGLLFLLLFSLLSAGALATTLCSLPRAWVLFPPSDDYDDTDDDDPFNPQESKRFVQWQSSI is encoded by the exons ATGGGGGCGCCCCCGGGCTACCGACCCTCGGCTTGGGTGCATCTGCTGCACCAGCTGCCCCGCGCCGACTTCCAGCTCCGCCCGGTGCCCAGCGGTTTCGCGCCCCAAGAGCAGGAGTACCAGCAG GCCCTGTTGCTGGTGGCAGCCCTGGCAGGCCTGGGCTTGGGCCTGAGCCTCATTGTCATTGCTGTCTACCTCATCCGCTTCTGCTGCCGGCCCCCGGAGCCCCCCGGGGCCAAGAGCGCCACCCCCGGGGGAGGCTGCGTCACCTGGAGCTGCATTGCTGCCCTTCTCGTCAGCTG CGCCGGCATTGGCATCGGTTTCTATGGCAACAGCGAGACCAGTGACGGAGTGTCCCAGCTGAGCTCTGCCTTGCTGCACGCCAACAACACACTGAGCGCCATAGACCACCTG GTCTTGGAGATGGTGGAGAGGCTGGGCGGGGCCGTGAGGACAGAGCTGACCACTCTGGAGGAAGTGTTCACGCAGCGCACAGAGCTGGTGGCTGCCGCCCGAGGGGCTCGGCGGCAGGCGGAGGCGGTGGCCCAGCAGCTACAGGGGCTGGCCTTCTGGCGGGGAGTGCCCCTGAGTCCCCTGCAGGTGGCCGAAGATGTGTCCTTTGTGGAGGAGTACAG GTGGCTGGCCTATGTCCTCCTGCTGCTCCTGGAGCTCCTGGTGTGTCTCTTCACCCTCCTGGGCTTGGCGAAGCAGAGCAAGTGGCTGGTGATTGT GATGATGGTCATGAGCCTCCTGGTTCTCATCCTGAGCTGGGCCTCCCTGGGCCTGGAGGCAGCTGCAGCTGTG GGCCTCAGTGACTTCTGCTCCAGTCCGGACACCTACCTCCTGAACCTGACCCAGGAGGAGACTGGGCTCAGCTCAG ACATCCTGAACTATTATTTCCTCTGCAACCAGGCGGTCTCCAACCCCTTCCAACAG AGGCTGACTCTGACCCAGCGAGCCCTGGCTAACATCCACTCCCAGCTGCAGGGCCTGGAGCGCGAGGCTGGCGTCCAGTCCTCCTCGGCTCAG GAACCTCTGCTGTCCTTGGAGGAGACGCTGAATGTGACAGAAGGAAGCTTCCATCAGTTGGTGGCGCTGTTGAACTGTCGCGGACTGCACAAG GACTATGGCGCCGCCCTGCGGGGCCTGTGTGAGGATGCCCTGGAAGGCCTGCTCTTCCTGCTGCTCTTCTCCCTCTTGTCTGCAGGGGCCCTGGCCACCACCCTCTGCAGCCTGCCCCGCGCCTGGGTCCTCTTCCCACCCAg TGACGACTATGATGACACGGACGATGATGACCCTTTCAACCCTCAG GAGTCCAAGCGCTTCGTGCAGTGGCAGTCGTCCATCTGA